A portion of the Planctomycetaceae bacterium genome contains these proteins:
- a CDS encoding aldo/keto reductase — MQYAYLGRTGMKASRLCLGTWNFGTYTDEPEAFRIMDTAIESGINFFDTANHYPDFVNCGRSETFIGRWFAQGGQRREKVVLATKVSQPMKDPLDGPNDEQGLSKYIIRRHAEGSLRRLQTDHIELYQMHHIDRRSTWEEIWEAFEILVHAGKIDYVGGSNFAGWHMAMAQAAAAKRNFFGLASEQHKYGLMCRLPELEVLPAAKALGIGVLSYSPLHGGLLSGHVLKTEPGSRIASWGGCPEHLRGKLEAYEKLCRELGAPEAAVALAWVLAHPAMTSVVIGPRTAAQVTTALRALEVSLDESAMKRLDELFPGPGGQTPEAYAW; from the coding sequence ACGGGAATGAAAGCCAGCCGCCTGTGCCTGGGCACGTGGAACTTCGGCACGTATACCGACGAACCGGAGGCATTCCGGATCATGGATACGGCGATTGAGAGCGGCATCAATTTCTTCGACACGGCGAATCACTATCCCGACTTCGTCAACTGCGGGCGCAGCGAGACGTTTATCGGCCGCTGGTTCGCCCAGGGCGGTCAGCGGCGCGAGAAGGTCGTCCTGGCGACGAAGGTCTCCCAGCCGATGAAGGACCCCCTCGACGGACCCAACGACGAGCAGGGCCTGTCGAAGTACATCATCCGCCGCCACGCCGAGGGCTCACTGCGGCGGCTGCAGACCGATCACATCGAGCTGTACCAGATGCACCACATCGATCGGCGCAGCACGTGGGAGGAAATTTGGGAGGCCTTCGAGATCCTCGTGCATGCGGGCAAGATCGACTACGTCGGCGGCAGCAACTTCGCCGGCTGGCACATGGCGATGGCGCAGGCGGCGGCGGCCAAGCGAAACTTCTTCGGTCTGGCCAGCGAGCAGCACAAGTACGGCCTCATGTGCCGCCTGCCGGAACTGGAAGTGCTGCCGGCCGCCAAGGCGCTGGGCATTGGGGTGCTGTCGTACAGCCCGCTGCACGGGGGCTTGCTCAGCGGTCACGTGCTCAAGACCGAGCCCGGATCGCGCATCGCAAGCTGGGGCGGATGCCCCGAGCACCTGCGCGGCAAGTTGGAAGCTTATGAAAAACTCTGCCGCGAGCTGGGCGCCCCCGAGGCGGCCGTCGCGCTGGCGTGGGTGCTGGCGCACCCGGCAATGACCAGCGTAGTCATTGGACCGCGAACCGCTGCGCAGGTCACCACCGCCCTTCGCGCTCTGGAAGTGAGCCTGGACGAATCAGCCATGAAACGGCTGGACGAGCTGTTCCCCGGTCCCGGCGGGCAGACGCCCGAAGCGTATGCGTGGTAG